DNA from Thermodesulfobacteriota bacterium:
TAGAAAAATTAATATAATAGGAGACATACCAATTTATGTTACCTTTGACAGCTCGGATGTCTGGACTAACCCGGAGATTTTTAAGTTGGATGAGCAAAAGCATCCCGAATTTGTTGCAGGAGTCCCCCCTGATTATTTCAGTGAGACCGGCCAACTTTGGGGTAATCCAGTGTATAATTGGGAATATTTACGAGAAACCAGGTATTCATGGTGGATAAAGCGATTAGAGCACAACCTTAAGTTGACTGATATAATTCGACTCGATCACTTCAGGGGTTTTGTTTCATATTGGGAAGTTCCGGCTGGAGAAGAAACGGCAATCAATGGAAGATGGGTTCAAGTTCCGGTAGTGGATTACTTCAAATCATTGCTTAAGAGATTTCCAAATCTCCCCGTGATTGCCGAGGACCTTGGTATTATAACGCCGGATGTGAGGGAGGTTATTAATTATTTTGATTTTCCTGGTATGAAACTGCTGATTTTCGCTTTTGGAGGCGATTTCCCAAATGGTGCATATCTACCGCATAACTATTCCAGAAATTGTGTTGTATACACGGGAACTCATGACAATAATACTGTGAAGGGGTGGTTCAGGGCTGAGGCAAGTCCTCAAGATAAAAAAAGGCTTTTTAACTACATTGGCAGAGAGGCGGAGGAAGAAAATATACACTGGGAACTGATAAGGCTCGCTATGGGGTCAGTGGCGAATATGGTGATTATACCGATGCAGGATATACTAGGCCTTGGTGAGGAATCGAAAATGAATTTACCCGCAACTTCTGATGGAAACTGGCAATGGCGGCTTAACCCTAAACAGATAACTCCTTCAGTGTCTGAAAAGCTCAGGAAGATTACAGAAACATACGGAAGGGCTTAGCTAAAATGAATTACACAATTAAAGAGTCTCATCTTACATGACTAAATTCCATACCCCAGATTGGGTTAAGGACGCGGTATTTTATCAGATATTTCCCGATCGCTTTGCAAAGAGCTCAAGAGTTCAAAAACCCTCCAATCTTGAACCGTGGGATTCGCGACCGACAAGACATGGTTTTAAGGGAGGTGATCTCTTGGGTGTTCTTGAAAAATTAGAGTACTTGCAGGATTTGGGGATCAATGCAATCTATTTGAACCCTGTTTTCAAGTCTGCTGCAAATCATCGTTATCATACATATGATTATTTTAATGTAGATCCGCTTCTTGGTGGCAATGGATCGCTTCGTGCATTGCTTGACGAGGCCCATGGACGGGGGATTAGAATAATCTTGGATGGAGTTTTCAATCACGCTAGTAGAGGATTTTACAAATTTCACCATATACTTGAGAATGGTCCTAGTTCACCATACATCGACTGGTTTATCATAAAGAAATTTCCTGTAGATGCTTACAACGAAAATCGAGAACCAAACTATGCAGCCTGGTGGGGGCTACATGCTCTGCCGAAATTTAATGTCAAGAATCCGGCTGTTAGAGAGTTTTTATGTAGTGTTGCCCGATACTGGATTGATTTTGGTATTGATGGATGGAGACTGGATATTCCAGAGGAGATTCGCGATCCCTCGTTTTGGCAGGAATTCAGGAGAAAGGTTAAATCTTCAAATCCTGATGCTTATCTGGTGGGCGAAATATGGCATGTAGCAAAAGAATGGCTTCAGGGTGACAGATTCGATGCGGTGATGAACTACCTTTTAAACAAGGCATGCCTCGGTTTTTTTATCGATAAAGAAGTTGATGAGGCTTTTGTAAGAGGTATGGGTTATGCACCTATACCACGCCTTGACTCTGAGCACTTTGCAGAAACAATAGATCGTCTTCTGAATCTCTATGACCATGAAGTCAACAATTCGCTACTTAACCTGCTGAGTTCTCATGACACAGCTCGCTTCCTAACAATTGCCCGAGGGGATGATTGTGCATTGCGTCTGGCGATCCTATTTTTAATGACTTTCCCTGGTATCCCTTGCATATATTACGGTGATGAAATCGGGATGGAAGGTGGGCGTGATCCAGACTGTCGTAGATCATTTCCCTGGGATAGGGGCGAATGGAACAATAATTTGCTGGAATATTTTAAGCGTTGTATATCACTAAGAATTAAATATCCTTCACTTCGCCGTGGTGATTTCAAAAAGCTTTACGCCAAAGAGGATGTTTATGCTTTTTCTCGGCGATTAGGGGACGAGACTTTAATCGTAGCCCTTAATGTTGCCGAGGTAATTCGTGCCCCCAAGATACAGATAGATGACTTTCTCCCCGAAGGATCTGTACTCCGTAAAATTTGGGATAGTTCTACAATTAGCGTTTATAATGGCTTTTTGAACGGACTTGCGCTATCCCCTAGGTCTGGATCTGTCTTACTCGTCGAGAAAATTGGCAATAGAATCTCGGAATCCGAGAATTAGCCTTCGTTATATTGAGTAGAAAAAATATTGCATTAGCATTCAAAGGGTTGCCATCTCAATATTATCAAAATTGCGACGATAGAATTTCATATAGTCTACTTTTCGCTCTAAAGCATCGATCACTACATTATTGAAATTTACCTTTTCAAAGGACTGGGCACTACCAAGTCCACCAGGACTGAATACGTTTATTTCCATCAACTTATCGCCCACTATGTCCAGGCCAACCAAAAACATCCCATCCTGAACAAGTTTAGGCCGAACCATTTCCACCAATTTAAGATGTGTTTTGGTTATGTCAGCTTCTCGCTTCCTCCCTCCAGCGTGGATGTTGCTCCTCATATCGTCACCGGTTCGTGCACGTCTGAATGCGGCGTATTTACCTTGATAACGAAGTGGGCGACCGTTCATCACAAAGAGACGGATGTCGCCTTCGATTGCTGCGGGTAAATATTCCTGCACGATTATATATCCGTCTCGATTGAGTGACTCAATCATTTGATTTAGGTTTGGGCGGTCTTCGGGTCTAACCAGAAAAACTCCTGTACCGCCAGAGCCCTGTAAGGGTTTCAGGACAGCGGTGCCTCCGAGATCTTTAACAAATTTCTTGATCTCGTCCCCATCTCTAGTAATCAATGTTTTTGGCCTTACCTCAGCGGGGAATAGCTGAAAATACATCTTGTTCAATGCCTTTGACAAGCCATTTGGATCGTTTAGTACTATTACACCATGCCTCATGGCAACCCGTCCGAAGATGATTCCGGCGTTTTGCGCCCAGGGGCGAGAAATGGCGTCAGTTGATGGATCATTTCGAAGCATCAGAACATCCAGATCATCGACTGTGATCCGCTCAGACTTTGCCTTTTTGCCCTGAAGATCAGACAGGTAAATCTCCCTGGATTTGTAATTTTGCTTTGGGGCCGATCTGGCTCTGGCGTGGATTTTCTCGTCAGGATCGTAAGCTAAATCGGCAACGCCCATCACCCAGGCATCGTGACCGCGGTTTTTAGCTGCTATGGCCAAGCGTGTTGTTGTATACCCCGCCTCTTCAGTCATGATGTCATTAACGACAAATCCTATTCTCATTATGTTTTCCTCCTTTCAATAAGTTCTAAAAGTGAAAGGCCACCCCGTAAACGCTCAAGCCGCTCACTTGCCTTTGGATTAGTCAAATACCGGGGTTTCAGTGGAGCAGATTTAAGCACCTTACGATATTGAAGCTCTTCTATAATGGGGAGATGATTTGCCGAAATCTTACCAATAAACAGGGGTTCTAGCTCGCCACCGAGTTTCAGGTAATCCAACAAATTTTTAAGACCCCTGAGATATATCGCATCTTTAGTTAATCCTCCACCCCTGTAAACCCTTAATGTAATAATAAACGCGGTTCGTTGCTCAAAACCATAGTCAATATCAAGCTTTCTAAAAGTATCGACAAATGTTGCACCTTCGACTAAGCACCTGACTGCTAACACGCGACCCGCAAGAATCCTTAGGCGTGGTTTGCTTAATCCACCAACGAGATACTCAGAGACTACCGCAAGACCTTCTTGGAGTTCTTCATAACCAGGTAAACCAGTATAAAGCTGGCGAAATGGCTGGGCTTTGCCGTTGTAATATGTTAGAAGATGGGTACCGACCTCATGCTGTATTAGGGCCTCAACTCTAGAAGGATGAATACTGGTCTTACTACCGATTAGCAAGTCACCCCTAGAGACCATGAGTCCAGAAGATATATCATCCCTGATCTGTACTTTGGCGGCAAATTTGGGGTAGATTCGACGGTAGTATTCGATTTCAATAGCAGCGTATCTTGCAAATTCCTCCGCATCTAAAATTCTCCCTGGCGATTTCTCGCGGCTTCTTGGAGGGATGTGGTTTAAAATAATATTTGCAAATTTAGTGATTTCTTTTTCTGTTCCACCATAAAGCTGCATGCTCCCGTACAGAAAACGCCTAGTCCCGCGATCATTTATCATCGAAATCTGTCTATCGAGTTCGGCTACCTTGTCTTTGAAGAGATGCGCTAGCGTCGGGTCTTCAACCCTCTCAATACGGATAGAGTAGAGTTTTCGCTTCAATAGAGCTGGGTCGAATGGTCTCGGTCGATAGTAAAACGTGGGTTCTCGCTCAAATTTCTTCCTTTTGAACGCTAACCAAGCTTGCTCGGAATTAATAGGTGTTACTTGAAGTAGGAAATCAAATGCGTTGCTCACTTCGGTTAGTTTATGGTCTACTTCTTTGACTGTCTTCACGACTGCCCCGCGACCTAAAACATGGTAGTGTTTGGGACGGCGAGTAGTATTGGTTCTTGTGAATTCGAAGAATGCCTCTTTGAGAGCCCTGGCGATGCCATGGTGGAGGTTCTGTAGCACCAGGGGGTAAATCTTTCCTGATTTTCTATTACGATAAACCGGTCTTATTTGAAGTCCAATCAATTTACAGCCGGTTTTCAAAGCTTTGGTTCGATCTATAAGAGGTTTTAGACTTGGAGGGTGTTCTTTTTCCCCATGTATAACCTCAACAGCCGCGGACTCTTTGAGTATTCGGATTCTTTTAAGCCCCTTTTCTAGGCTTTCAATTGTGGTATTTAGAGAACCCATCTTGGGCTCCCTCGTAAATATTCGTGAACCCGGTTTTAACCTTTCCAGTTGAGATCTACCGTTAAAGTTATCGCTTGAAGACCAGATTTCCACGACAAGGAAGGCACCGAATTGTGAGGAAAGGGTATTTACGACATTCCAGACTAGTTTAGATAAGCTACCATGATACGATCTTTTTCCAGGCGCAATCAAGTATGAAGCTTCTCCTAATACAAGACGTCGTGTTCCTTTGTCATTCCTAGCGGGTGGGATTCGATAGATACATAAGAAAGGAAGCTGCCCGTCTATGTGAATACGACCGTTGACGGGCAGTCTACGTCGAACCGGTTTGTTGCTGGCTAACCTTTCACATATTGTGTTGATAAAACGATCGGTAATTATGCCTGTCTTGGATTCTATCAGACCAGTCAAAATTTCTCAAGCTCCTCTAAAATTCCTGGTACTGTCGATTTTAGGGCATTACAAATTGTGTCTAGCTGCATATTGTCTGGAATACCTGTCCATTCGTCCATGAAAAACTTTTTGAATTCGATTGCTAAGGCACACCCCGTTTTTGGGAAATTCTCATGAATCCATCGGGGGAAATTCCCTCCCCGAAACCTAACATTCTCCCGAACGTCGAGGTCTCTACCTAAAAAATTAAAGTTTCTGAGATCGGTGATAAAGCGATCTACTATTGGAGACCAGAAATTACGATCCATAGTTCCTGTTCCAATGTTGACCTCGGGATTTTCCTCAGGGTTTGATGGTGGTCCGTTTGGCCCATTACGTCTGTGATTGTAGGTATGTAGGTCAAAAACGACAAAGCGGTCGAATTTGCTAACTAAGTCAGAAAATAAATTCTTCATCTCTTTGTGGAAGGTATCGTATTCTTTAAGTGAACGTTGGACAATTTCATTTGATGGTTTTCTTTTCCATATGTTTAATCCCCAAGCATCTTCAGGGTTAATGTAAACTGCTTTCTCTCTTTGACGGTTCAGATCTACCTCAAATCTCGATCGAAAGGCCACAAATTGGGTGTCAGCTATTACAGTCCATTCTCCTGTGAAAGGGTCTTCTTCACGAAGTCTTGAGGACTCGTCCAATGCGAGCAGCTCTGCAATTTCTTCTCTTGTATCATGACCGTTATGAATTGCTGTTGCGACTAGCGGATTTTCACCTACAGTTAATTTCCATAAGGTTTCGTTCAAATTGAGTGTTTTAATCGCTCCTCAAATTTATATTACTCAATCAGTTGTGAACAAAGATTAACTTACAATACCTTTAGCTTTTTGAATTTTTTTACAGAAACGATATAATCCTATGCAAATATCTTAAAAGTTACAAGCTGTTAGATCTCAACAGCATAGATCGATCATTGTATGACGATGAAAAAAATCTATCGGTCAAAAAAGGATAAAATGATTGCCGGAATATGTGGCGGCTTGGGCGAAATGTTCGAGATAGATCCGACACTCATAAGGCTCGGGCTCGTTTTTATAGGTTTGGTTACAGGCATCGTACCACTTGTCATCGCCTATATTCTCGGTTGGATAATTATCCCTGAAAACCCGGAATAGAAAATGATGCGTAAATTTTTTAGGTGTCTCAATATTGGACCTTAGTCATTGGTTCGAATTTAAAAGAGCCACATGGATAAATCATATGTCCTTACCAAGTTAGTTGATATAAACTTCGAAAAATTTGATAAATCATGGTTGAATCATCAAGTGTATGACCTGGAATCCGGAGTGTTACTGCAAATTCCAGAGAGAGAGATTTGAGCCATTCAACGACCTTCTAAAACTTGTAGTAATAAAAGCGGGCATGAATGTGGTGGACCTGGGCTGTGGTACAGGCGAGATCACCAATAAGGTTGCTGATAGACTACCTAGCAGTAGTGTCTTGGGGATAGATTCATCCCCTGAGATGTTAAATAGCGCAAAAAGGTTGGAGCGTCCAGGTCTAAGTTTCAAATTGTGCTCTATAGAAGATATCTCTGGCAAATGGGATTTGATTTTTTCAAACGCAGCCATCCACTGGGTCGAAAATCACGAGGAACTAATACCTAGGCTTTTCTCATGGCTTCAGTCCGGTGGGCAAATTGTTATACAAGTTCCCTCAAACCATCTCCACCCGACTCAAACGTTACTAAGGGAAATCGCGGGAGAAAAACCGTTTAAAAAAGTGCTTAATGGATGGGTAAGAAATTCGCCTGTCCTCTCAATTAGTGAATATGCAGAGTCTCTATATCAGAGTGGGGGGAAGGGTATTGTTATTTTCGAAAAGGTTTATCCTCATGTTCTGAATGATGTTGATGCCATTATAGATTGGATGCGTGGGTCAGTGTTGATTCCTTATCTTGATCGTTTACCAATGGAGTTGCAGGAAAGCTTTATCGAATTATACAGAGAAAGACTATTGGAGAAGTGGCCTAAGGGCCCCGTTTTTTTCCCATATCAAAGAATATTATTTGCTGCAACTCATCCTTAAACAGGCACATCCACCGTGAGGCCATGACCCCGAGGAGCTGTAGTGTAAATAGCATTGCAAAAAAAGATAGAAGAGCTATCATCTATTGATGATTGTTCATGAGAAATGGAGGATAAGTCAATGAGAATCGAGCACGTTATGTTTTTTTTATTGATTGCCCTCTTTATTTCCTGTCGTTCAAATTCTTCAAATGAGGTTCACGTCTTAAAGCAATATTCACTGGATACACTCGATGATGTAATCACACAAACAGGAGTCCAAATTGACAATCAAGATTCGAGTGACGGAAATGGTTCTCTAAGAATTATGGCTGCAAAGCCCACGGTAGTGAGACTTTTTGAAATTGATGACATTAATGTGGAGAATGCGACCCTTATTTATAGGGCGAAACTTAAGACAGTAAATGTGGATGGAAAGGTGTATTTGGAGATGTGGTGCCACTTTCCAGGAAAGGGAGAATTTTTCTCTCGGGGACTAGCAACTCCACTCACAGGGACAACAGATTGGACGACTGAGGAGACTCCATTCTTTTTGAAAAAAGGGGAAAAGCCGGATTATGTCAAATTAAATCTTGTAATCGATGGCACGGGTACGGTCTGGATTGATGCTATTAGCCTTCTGAGGGCTCCTATTAGTTAGAAAATCATAAGAGTTTTTTACTATTTCTAGTCCTGGTCTGCTATCAGTTGTTGAAGAGCAATTTAGGGAAAATGTCATGAATCGTCCTTTTTCATCAATTAAATTAATAGCAGTTGGATTTTTTTTGTGTTCCTTCTCAAATCTTCATGGGTCAGTAAGTGTTGCAGATTCAGATAATAAGTCTATCAATGAAGTCCCGGTCTACGGGTATAAGATAGTTAATTCATATCCACATGATCCCGAAGCCTTTACGCAAGGATTAGTATACGAAGATGGATTTATATATGAAGGAACGGGTTTGCACGGAAGATCATCATTACGAAAGGTCGAGTTGGAAACCGGTCGTATATTGCAGAATCACAATTTGCCAGATCAGTATTTCGGTGAAGGCCTGACAATTCATGGTGATAAAATAACTCAGTTGACCTGGAGATCAAATGTAGGGTTTGTATATGATAAGGGAAATTTTACATTAATTGAGAAGTTTAACTATCCCACTGAAGGTTGGGGTATTACCCATGACGACAAGAATGTAATCATGAGCGATGGTTCAGATACCTTATATTTCCTGGATCCAATTACACATAAAGAGACCAACAGAGTAAAGGTGAGGTATGAAGGCCGCCCGGTTACTAGGCTAAATGAATTGGAATATATCCATGGTGAGATATTTGCCAATATCTGGTTTACGGACATTATCGCAAGGATATCACCCAAGACTGGAAAAGTAATGGGATGGATAGATCTGAGAGGCCTCTCCGATGATTTTGGTCCCAGGAGAAGCAACCAAGTTTTGAATGGGATTGCTTACGACGATAAGGGTGATCGATTGTTTGTAACCGGAAAGCTATGGCCAAAGATATATGAAATCAAGCTTGAGCGAGTCGACTGAATTTTCGACCCGCCCTTAATTGGGCCTTTAATTATTTTTATGGTAAATGGCCTTCCAAAAATTGCGTTAAGAAAATCAGGAACGGAGACGTTAAGAAAAATTTGGGGGTTGCAGTTGGATTAAATTTTTTAGTCGGAGTGTATGATTTTTAGCAAATTTTTGGATAGCCTTGATTTTTGCTTCTTTGTATCAAGACAAAGAAGTTAAAGACGACAAGTAAGATGAATCAGGAAAACGCTTTTAAAGATTCTGTCCGCGAAATATCTGGCATTTACAGCAATCACATCTGAGACCTTCAGTTTCTATTATGATACCCTGCAGGTCGCTGCACGGTTGTTGAAAAAAGTTTGGATTTTTGTGTATCTAACTACTTACATTCCAAACCATTTGGTGTAATAATAGTTCGTGCAGGGCGTTCTTATAAATTGTATAGGGGGGAGAATCAATGGCAAAAGAGGCTTCATCGCTAGATGTCGATATTTATAATGAGATACTATCAATGTTTGACTCGGCTGAGGAGATGTTTTTATTGACTTGGGAAGGATTTAAGAGGCTGGATAAAGATAGGCTCCATAAGGCTGAGAGGATTGGCAGAGAGTTGCACGGAAAGGAAAAGATGCTTACACACGCAATAATGATCAAATATTCAGGAGGAGAGGAGGCGAATAATCAAATAGGCTTCGGTTATATTCCATCTCACCTTGAGAGAATTGGAGACAACATTGAGCTGCTATTAAGATGCAGTGTAACAATCATAAAAGAGGGTGTGTGCTTTAGTGATAGGGCAATTAAAGAGATAAACACATTATTTGATAAATCGATCGAGATCCTTCAATCCGCTAGCGATGCGTTGAAAACAAATGATATGGAAAAGTTAGTTAACATTAGAGAGGAAGGAAGAAAATTTCAAGAAATTATAGGCGGGTATTCCCTATCCCATTACGATCGCTTGATCGAAGGTGTATGTATGCCTAAGTCTTCTTCATCTTATCTAGCAATTCTTGACTACCTTTCTGGGATAGAAAAGCACATTAGAAATATTGTGGAGAGAATGGAAGGTTAGATTTCCTAATGAGAAAATATTTTAAAAGAATTTGAATGGCGCGTTGGACAAGTTATCTAGTCGACTATTATCATTATTAATAATAATTATTTTGGTAAGTTATGCTTGTCCGGAGGCCAGTGAGAACAATATCCACACAGATAAAGATATTATATTTCAAGCTTCAACTTTGACCGCTCTTTCCGAGGGCGTCTTTGAGGGAAATCTATCTGTCGGAGAGTTAAGGAAATTGGGAAACTTTGGCTTAGGGACCTTTAATGGACTCGATGGAGAGATGATCGAACTGGATGGTAACGTCTATCAAATAAGAGATGACGGAATAGCATATCCAGTGAAGAATTCAATGAAAACACCATTTTCAGTAGTCACATTATTCGATATAGATAGGAGGATTAATGTAAGGAACCCTTTAGATTGTGACAAGCTCGAAAGGGTCATAGATAAATTTCTTCCGACAAAAAATATTTTCTATGCAATAAAGGTCTCAGGGTTATTCGAAAATGTTAGGGTCCGTAGTATTCCTAAACAGTATGAACCATTTCCTACACTTGCCCAAGCTCTAAAAGGAGAAACAACATTTGAGCTTCATTCCGTAATGGGCACACTTGTGGGCTTACGATTCCCCTCGTATGTTAATGGAGTAAATGTCCCGGGCTACCATTTTCATTTTATTACTGATGATAGAAAAGCGGGGGGGCATGTTCTTGAGTGCAAGGCTCAGAATGTTAAGGTTGATGTAGATTATTCTTACCAGCTAAATATCAAGCTCCCCGACACTCAAGGGTTTTATAAGTTTGTTCAGTAAATTGGTGACATTCTTTATACAAAGCTCTTGTTGAAAGAGCTGTTCAATGGAATGTTGTGTTAAAAATAGTTACTATAATCTACGATTAGGAATTAGTGATATTTGTTTTAAAAAAATCGAATTGATCGATCAGGTGGGTAACACGTACGAATTTGGAAGAATATCATTCTTTGTTTTGGCGGCCTTGATCTCCACTATTATTAATGGCTTTACCAGCGCATTTACTGAGGAGTCGAAGCCAGCAGAGGCAAGGATTTCTCAAGATGGCATCCAGAGGGCAGAGATTATTGTTGATAGTTACGGCTTTGAGCCAAATCATATACTGGTAGTTGTGGGAAAGCCTGTAGAACTTGATTTAAGAAGCGTTACCAGCGTTATTCCTCATAATTTTAGTATTGATCATCCTGAGGCCGGAATGGATATAGATCAAAATATACCTCATGGCAAGGATGTCAAAGTCACATTTGTCCCAACAAAGACGGGAAGCTATGAGTTTTATTGCGATAAAAAGGGGTTGTTTGGAAGTCATCGTAAAAAGGGTATGGAGGGAATAATAGAGGTAAAAGAATAGGAGTGAATTGAGAGAATGTTTATTTCCTGTACTTATTGATTAATAGATCATTTTTTTAATTAATGCGGTAGATAGGTTAGGTATTTGAAGTATTGACTAAACCAAATGCAAGAAATTCGAACAAATGGTCACGAAAACGAAGAGGGAATGCCGAATCCTATTGTCTTGTTTGATGGGGTTTGCAACTTGTGCAGTTCAGTGGTGAGATTCACCATTTTGAGAGACCCAGATCGAATATTCAGATTTGCATCATTGCAGTCCGAGGTTGGCCACTTTTTTTTAAATAAATTTGGTCTTTCAACTGAGGATTTTGATTCCTTTGTTCTGATCGAGGGAGATAAATTTTTTTTAAGGTCGACAGCAGTATTGTCCTTTTGTAGAAGGTTGAAGGGACTGTGGCCCCTTCTATATCTATTGATCATAATACCTAGACCAATAAGGGATTTTGTTTATAATATTGTCGCTGAAAACAGATACAGATGGTTTGGAAAAAAGGAAGAGTGTTTCATCCCTTCTGCTGATATAAGAAATAGATTTCTCTAAATTCTATTACAGAATGTTTATGAGATGATTTCAAGACCTCCCCTTATATTCAAGATCGCAACTGAGGAATGGGAGTTTGCGCAAGTTCATCAACTCAACTACAGAACTTTTGTGGAGGAAATACCACAACATGAAACAAATCCTG
Protein-coding regions in this window:
- a CDS encoding N-formylglutamate amidohydrolase — its product is MNETLWKLTVGENPLVATAIHNGHDTREEIAELLALDESSRLREEDPFTGEWTVIADTQFVAFRSRFEVDLNRQREKAVYINPEDAWGLNIWKRKPSNEIVQRSLKEYDTFHKEMKNLFSDLVSKFDRFVVFDLHTYNHRRNGPNGPPSNPEENPEVNIGTGTMDRNFWSPIVDRFITDLRNFNFLGRDLDVRENVRFRGGNFPRWIHENFPKTGCALAIEFKKFFMDEWTGIPDNMQLDTICNALKSTVPGILEELEKF
- a CDS encoding cupredoxin domain-containing protein, whose translation is MECCVKNSYYNLRLGISDICFKKIELIDQVGNTYEFGRISFFVLAALISTIINGFTSAFTEESKPAEARISQDGIQRAEIIVDSYGFEPNHILVVVGKPVELDLRSVTSVIPHNFSIDHPEAGMDIDQNIPHGKDVKVTFVPTKTGSYEFYCDKKGLFGSHRKKGMEGIIEVKE
- a CDS encoding glutathione synthase — translated: MRIGFVVNDIMTEEAGYTTTRLAIAAKNRGHDAWVMGVADLAYDPDEKIHARARSAPKQNYKSREIYLSDLQGKKAKSERITVDDLDVLMLRNDPSTDAISRPWAQNAGIIFGRVAMRHGVIVLNDPNGLSKALNKMYFQLFPAEVRPKTLITRDGDEIKKFVKDLGGTAVLKPLQGSGGTGVFLVRPEDRPNLNQMIESLNRDGYIIVQEYLPAAIEGDIRLFVMNGRPLRYQGKYAAFRRARTGDDMRSNIHAGGRKREADITKTHLKLVEMVRPKLVQDGMFLVGLDIVGDKLMEINVFSPGGLGSAQSFEKVNFNNVVIDALERKVDYMKFYRRNFDNIEMATL
- a CDS encoding PspC domain-containing protein; translated protein: MKKIYRSKKDKMIAGICGGLGEMFEIDPTLIRLGLVFIGLVTGIVPLVIAYILGWIIIPENPE
- a CDS encoding glutaminyl-peptide cyclotransferase; the protein is MNRPFSSIKLIAVGFFLCSFSNLHGSVSVADSDNKSINEVPVYGYKIVNSYPHDPEAFTQGLVYEDGFIYEGTGLHGRSSLRKVELETGRILQNHNLPDQYFGEGLTIHGDKITQLTWRSNVGFVYDKGNFTLIEKFNYPTEGWGITHDDKNVIMSDGSDTLYFLDPITHKETNRVKVRYEGRPVTRLNELEYIHGEIFANIWFTDIIARISPKTGKVMGWIDLRGLSDDFGPRRSNQVLNGIAYDDKGDRLFVTGKLWPKIYEIKLERVD
- the malQ gene encoding 4-alpha-glucanotransferase — protein: SSSWLEDYALFISLKESFKNAIWTEWPEEIRDRTEGSLSEYKERLEDRIRMEKFYQYLFFDQWSSLKEYCNVRKINIIGDIPIYVTFDSSDVWTNPEIFKLDEQKHPEFVAGVPPDYFSETGQLWGNPVYNWEYLRETRYSWWIKRLEHNLKLTDIIRLDHFRGFVSYWEVPAGEETAINGRWVQVPVVDYFKSLLKRFPNLPVIAEDLGIITPDVREVINYFDFPGMKLLIFAFGGDFPNGAYLPHNYSRNCVVYTGTHDNNTVKGWFRAEASPQDKKRLFNYIGREAEEENIHWELIRLAMGSVANMVIIPMQDILGLGEESKMNLPATSDGNWQWRLNPKQITPSVSEKLRKITETYGRA
- a CDS encoding methyltransferase domain-containing protein; the encoded protein is MTWNPECYCKFQRERFEPFNDLLKLVVIKAGMNVVDLGCGTGEITNKVADRLPSSSVLGIDSSPEMLNSAKRLERPGLSFKLCSIEDISGKWDLIFSNAAIHWVENHEELIPRLFSWLQSGGQIVIQVPSNHLHPTQTLLREIAGEKPFKKVLNGWVRNSPVLSISEYAESLYQSGGKGIVIFEKVYPHVLNDVDAIIDWMRGSVLIPYLDRLPMELQESFIELYRERLLEKWPKGPVFFPYQRILFAATHP
- a CDS encoding alpha-amylase family glycosyl hydrolase, yielding MTKFHTPDWVKDAVFYQIFPDRFAKSSRVQKPSNLEPWDSRPTRHGFKGGDLLGVLEKLEYLQDLGINAIYLNPVFKSAANHRYHTYDYFNVDPLLGGNGSLRALLDEAHGRGIRIILDGVFNHASRGFYKFHHILENGPSSPYIDWFIIKKFPVDAYNENREPNYAAWWGLHALPKFNVKNPAVREFLCSVARYWIDFGIDGWRLDIPEEIRDPSFWQEFRRKVKSSNPDAYLVGEIWHVAKEWLQGDRFDAVMNYLLNKACLGFFIDKEVDEAFVRGMGYAPIPRLDSEHFAETIDRLLNLYDHEVNNSLLNLLSSHDTARFLTIARGDDCALRLAILFLMTFPGIPCIYYGDEIGMEGGRDPDCRRSFPWDRGEWNNNLLEYFKRCISLRIKYPSLRRGDFKKLYAKEDVYAFSRRLGDETLIVALNVAEVIRAPKIQIDDFLPEGSVLRKIWDSSTISVYNGFLNGLALSPRSGSVLLVEKIGNRISESEN
- the budA gene encoding acetolactate decarboxylase; the encoded protein is MDKLSSRLLSLLIIIILVSYACPEASENNIHTDKDIIFQASTLTALSEGVFEGNLSVGELRKLGNFGLGTFNGLDGEMIELDGNVYQIRDDGIAYPVKNSMKTPFSVVTLFDIDRRINVRNPLDCDKLERVIDKFLPTKNIFYAIKVSGLFENVRVRSIPKQYEPFPTLAQALKGETTFELHSVMGTLVGLRFPSYVNGVNVPGYHFHFITDDRKAGGHVLECKAQNVKVDVDYSYQLNIKLPDTQGFYKFVQ
- a CDS encoding flavohemoglobin expression-modulating QEGLA motif protein, with translation MTGLIESKTGIITDRFINTICERLASNKPVRRRLPVNGRIHIDGQLPFLCIYRIPPARNDKGTRRLVLGEASYLIAPGKRSYHGSLSKLVWNVVNTLSSQFGAFLVVEIWSSSDNFNGRSQLERLKPGSRIFTREPKMGSLNTTIESLEKGLKRIRILKESAAVEVIHGEKEHPPSLKPLIDRTKALKTGCKLIGLQIRPVYRNRKSGKIYPLVLQNLHHGIARALKEAFFEFTRTNTTRRPKHYHVLGRGAVVKTVKEVDHKLTEVSNAFDFLLQVTPINSEQAWLAFKRKKFEREPTFYYRPRPFDPALLKRKLYSIRIERVEDPTLAHLFKDKVAELDRQISMINDRGTRRFLYGSMQLYGGTEKEITKFANIILNHIPPRSREKSPGRILDAEEFARYAAIEIEYYRRIYPKFAAKVQIRDDISSGLMVSRGDLLIGSKTSIHPSRVEALIQHEVGTHLLTYYNGKAQPFRQLYTGLPGYEELQEGLAVVSEYLVGGLSKPRLRILAGRVLAVRCLVEGATFVDTFRKLDIDYGFEQRTAFIITLRVYRGGGLTKDAIYLRGLKNLLDYLKLGGELEPLFIGKISANHLPIIEELQYRKVLKSAPLKPRYLTNPKASERLERLRGGLSLLELIERRKT